A section of the Luteitalea sp. genome encodes:
- a CDS encoding DUF2784 family protein, with translation MYEALNVGFFLFHTGWIIFNCTGWIWRRTRRWHLLTIALTALSWFGLGIWYGWGYCPCTDWHWQVRARLGHVDPNSYVQLLVEVLTGLEVAPGVVDALVLIIFAVAAALSVVLNVRDSRAVGPPRRGGR, from the coding sequence ATGTATGAAGCGCTGAACGTTGGCTTCTTCCTCTTCCACACTGGCTGGATCATCTTCAACTGCACCGGATGGATCTGGCGGCGCACGCGCCGCTGGCACCTGCTTACGATCGCGCTCACAGCACTCTCTTGGTTCGGGCTTGGTATCTGGTACGGATGGGGCTATTGCCCGTGCACCGACTGGCATTGGCAGGTGCGGGCCCGGCTCGGTCACGTCGATCCGAACTCCTACGTGCAGCTCCTCGTGGAGGTCCTGACCGGTCTAGAGGTGGCGCCTGGAGTGGTCGACGCGCTGGTGCTCATCATCTTCGCAGTCGCAGCAGCGCTGAGCGTCGTTCTAAACGTGCGGGACTCCAGGGCGGTAGGGCCGCCTCGCCGAGGCGGCCGCTAG
- a CDS encoding sodium-dependent transporter codes for MAPREVFSSHWAVILAGLGMAVGTGNLWRFPRIAAQNGGAAFLIPWFIFLFIWSLPLLIAELSIGRTTRRGTVGSFARLAGDRFAWMGGFVGVVTIMILFYYSVVTGWTLKYALASMTGQLHGIEPAAYWERYASSIWQPIFFHVMAALVGGWIIQRGVVRGIERANRILVPVLFILLIVAALRAVTLPGATVGLEFMFNPDLSSLSSYRTWLEALTQSAWSTGAGWGLILTYGIYLRRDENVVLSGTTIGFGDNSASLLAGMAVLPAAFAILPLADAQAAMAAGNEGLMFVWIPQVFERMPGGALFLPVFFVALFCAALSSLIAMIELASRVLIDGGMARRTAVTIVTAAVIVCGIPSAISLDVFRNQDWVWGVGLMISGLFISLGVTLSGSRQFREQSINVGAGSFRVGPLFEWILKYLVPAEFVVMFSWWMYQAAVTYDPEGWWNPFRTSSVGTCVAQWTIVILLLLAFNRWMAKTSTREIAEGEP; via the coding sequence ATGGCACCGCGAGAGGTCTTCTCATCGCACTGGGCCGTCATCCTTGCCGGTCTCGGCATGGCGGTCGGAACAGGGAATCTGTGGCGCTTTCCACGCATCGCCGCGCAAAACGGCGGGGCGGCGTTCCTGATTCCCTGGTTCATCTTCCTCTTCATCTGGTCGCTCCCTCTGCTCATCGCGGAGCTCTCCATCGGGCGCACCACGCGCCGCGGCACGGTGGGGAGCTTCGCCCGCCTGGCGGGGGACCGCTTTGCCTGGATGGGCGGCTTCGTCGGTGTCGTCACCATCATGATTCTGTTCTATTACTCGGTGGTGACTGGCTGGACCCTCAAGTACGCGCTTGCATCGATGACCGGCCAGCTCCATGGCATCGAGCCGGCTGCGTATTGGGAGCGCTACGCCTCCTCGATCTGGCAGCCGATCTTCTTCCACGTGATGGCGGCGCTCGTGGGAGGCTGGATCATTCAGCGTGGCGTCGTGCGCGGCATCGAGCGCGCCAATCGGATTCTGGTGCCCGTGCTCTTTATCTTGCTCATCGTGGCCGCGCTGCGTGCCGTGACGCTGCCTGGCGCGACGGTCGGCCTCGAGTTCATGTTCAACCCCGACCTGTCGAGCCTCTCGAGCTACCGCACGTGGCTCGAAGCGCTCACGCAGTCCGCGTGGTCGACTGGCGCGGGATGGGGGCTGATCCTCACCTACGGCATCTACCTCCGGCGCGACGAGAACGTTGTCCTGAGCGGGACGACGATCGGGTTTGGAGACAACTCGGCGTCGCTTCTGGCCGGGATGGCGGTGCTGCCGGCAGCATTTGCCATCTTGCCGCTCGCCGATGCACAAGCCGCGATGGCCGCTGGCAACGAGGGGCTGATGTTCGTCTGGATTCCGCAGGTCTTCGAGCGCATGCCCGGTGGTGCGCTGTTCCTGCCGGTCTTCTTCGTCGCCCTCTTCTGTGCAGCGCTCTCCTCGCTCATCGCGATGATCGAGCTGGCCTCGCGCGTCCTCATCGACGGTGGAATGGCTCGACGAACTGCGGTCACCATCGTCACCGCAGCCGTCATCGTTTGCGGGATCCCTTCGGCGATAAGCCTCGACGTGTTCCGCAATCAGGACTGGGTGTGGGGCGTCGGCCTGATGATCAGCGGCCTGTTCATCTCACTGGGCGTGACGCTCTCGGGCAGTCGCCAGTTTCGCGAGCAGTCGATCAACGTCGGCGCTGGCAGCTTTCGCGTGGGCCCGCTCTTCGAGTGGATTTTGAAGTACCTGGTACCTGCAGAGTTCGTCGTCATGTTCTCGTGGTGGATGTATCAGGCGGCGGTGACCTACGACCCCGAGGGGTGGTGGAACCCGTTCCGCACGTCCAGCGTCGGCACCTGCGTCGCCCAATGGACCATCGTCATCCTGCTGCTGCTGGCCTTCAACCGCTGGATGGCCAAGACGAGCACGCGAGAGATCGCGGAGGGTGAGCCGTGA
- a CDS encoding azurin codes for MAWLSWARRQQLPFFRKRETALSDGVFMRFYWFVSFALASLSLISTGLTARAQDAAARTIEIVGTDDMKYSLSTIEAEAGEELRIQLTSKGTMPKIAMAHNVVVLQLATDPMEFVNAGMTARDTDFIAPEMKEQVIAATTLAGNGETVEVTFSVPDEPGEYPFVCTFPGHFAAGMKGTLVVK; via the coding sequence ATGGCCTGGTTAAGCTGGGCAAGGAGACAACAACTGCCGTTTTTCAGGAAACGGGAAACGGCGCTTTCCGACGGAGTATTCATGCGTTTCTATTGGTTCGTGTCATTCGCTCTCGCGTCACTCTCACTCATCTCTACCGGCCTGACCGCACGGGCTCAAGATGCGGCGGCGCGCACGATCGAGATCGTGGGCACCGATGACATGAAGTACAGCCTCAGCACGATCGAGGCGGAGGCGGGAGAGGAGCTGCGCATCCAGCTGACCTCCAAGGGCACGATGCCGAAGATCGCGATGGCACACAACGTGGTCGTGCTTCAGCTCGCAACCGACCCGATGGAGTTCGTGAACGCCGGGATGACCGCGCGGGATACCGACTTCATCGCTCCCGAGATGAAGGAACAGGTGATCGCAGCGACAACGCTCGCTGGAAACGGCGAGACAGTCGAGGTGACCTTCAGCGTGCCGGACGAGCCGGGCGAGTACCCCTTCGTCTGCACGTTCCCCGGTCACTTCGCGGCCGGGATGAAGGGGACGCTCGTCGTGAAGTGA